A stretch of DNA from Effusibacillus pohliae DSM 22757:
ACGGGACTGTTGTCAGACAAGAACAATACGGTGGACGATCAGGCGGAACAGTCGGAACAGCAGCCCGTTCAATCGATAAACGGGTAAACATGGATTCGTATATTATTCGAAAATTAGGAAGGAGAAATCACGATGGCAAAATCTTTAACCTTAACGGTTGTGTTTCAGGCCAATTCATTGAATTACGGCGAGGGAACAGCAAATATTTCCGAATTGAAAAAATTCCATCGGGGAAACGGTGATGTCTACACCTTCGCTTCCCGTCAAAGCTTGCGTTATGACATCGTGCGGATCGGAAACGAATGTTTTGGCTGGAATCTGGATACGGTGGATAAGTCGAAGTCGGTTATTCAGTTTAAAGAAGATGTGACGATTAAGGACTCCGTGGAAATGGACCTGTTCGGATATTTGAAAACGGGCAGCAAATCGAAGAAAAGAGCTGCTGTCGCCAGGCTCAGCCATGCTTTGTCACTGGAACCTTACAAAAGCGACATGGAGTTTTTGAATAATATGGGGCTCGCCGAACGGATTGGAGAAACGCCAAATCTGGCGAATCTGGAACAGCATCAAAGTTATTATGTATATAATCTGACGGTTGATTTGCACAAAGTTGGAATCGATGGAGAAATTGTCCTTCCTGTGGAGGAGCGTGTTCTGAGAGTGACCCAGTTGCTTGATATTCTGAAACTGCTTTACCGGGATATCAAGGGGCGCAGGGAAAATTTATCCCCGTTATTTGCAATCGGAGGCGTCTATGAAGTATCCAACCCGTTTTTCATGGGGCGCGTCAAGCTAGTTCATTCTGAGCATGGTTGGAATCTAGACCTTTCGTTATTGAAGGATGCGATGCAGATCACCTGGAATGGGAAAACGATCCTTGAATCAACGATGATGGGTATCGTCAGCGGCTGGATCGCCAATCAGGAGGAATTAAGCGAAGCATTTCCTGGACGTGTACTCTCTGTCGAAGAGTTTTTTGCGAAAGCCAAACAGGAAGTCAGGCTGGCCATAGGGGAGTAAATGCTATGGAAGTGCTCCGTTTGAAATTGTTTCAGGAGACGGCGTGTTATAAAAAGCCAGCTGCTTTTAAAGTGGGTGAAACATATCCTCTCCCCCCCTACTCCACCGTCAAAGGGATGCTGCATCAGATTTTGCAGGCGGATCACTACATTCCCATGCAAATCTGTATTCAGGGGAGTTATGAAAGCCGAATAGTAGACTACCAGAAGCATTATTTTTTCAAAAAAAGTAAAACGACTGATTTTCCTCTGATTACTGACGGACTGGCGTTGGATTTTGTTTATTCCGATATTACCGCCATGCCGATCTATGTGCACCTGTTGCTGAATGTACAACTTGTCATTCATGTAAAGGCGGAACAGGAAATTTTACTGCGACTGCAACAGGGAATAGAGAACGGCGTTTCCTTCAGTCTCGGTAGATGGGAAGATTTGGTGAGGGTGGATGAATGTCGGATGGTAGAAGTGCGGAAAACGGATAGAGAATGGATGATGACCTTACTGCCCATTTACTGGCCTGTGTCTGATGATCAGGAATTGTCCGGTGTCCCCTACCGCCTCAATTGGAAATACGAAATCATTCAGGGGATCCGTCAATGGAAAAAAATCAAAGTGAGGTACGTTCAGGCGGGAGAATGGATTGAGGATCCGGACAATTTCTTTGATCCCGATGGATATCCGGTGATTTTTCCGAAGGAAATGGAGGAGTAACGCATGTTTTATGCCAAATCCCACCCCGGAGAAACCATTAAGGAACATAGCGCTCAATTGCTGGACGGCCTGAATCTGCTCCAAAAGACGTACGGTCACAAAATCACGAACGATGACACGTTTTGGAAGCTGTTGAAAACGGCCGTTTTATTTCATGATATCGGGAAAGCTAATGTTCTGTTTCAGAACAAAATCCGCAAGTTTCGGGGAGAGGAACCTCTCCCCTGCTGTTTATCTCCTCGGGATGAAATCCCCCATAACTATGTATCGGTCGCGCTTATCCCCTATAAACAACTGAGTTTTACTAAAGATGAGTGGAGACTATTGGTCGCAGCTATCGGTTATCACCATGAAAGGAATGTGCTTCCTAACAGCCGTGATATCCAGGAATATGTGAAACAAACCGTTTCAAAAGAAACGATTCAAGCATTGTTTGAGGACATGGAACTACCCTATCAGCCGGAGGAAGCTTCCGAACGATTGTTGGATTGGTTGGAAAAAGATAGAAAATCGAAATATGCAGCTGCATTGCACGGGAATCCGGAATTTTTCAAGAAGCATGTGCTGTTGAAAGGTTTGCTTCATCGTCTGGATCATGCAGCTTCTGCCCATGTCGATGTGGAAACAGGCGCGGAGGAAAATGCCGGTGAAAAAACAAGACGATTTTTGTCGAGGTTTGAACTGCGGCCTGCCCAACATTTCGCGATACAGCACGCTGATCGGAATGTGATTATGGTAGCTTCCACCGGGATAGGAAAAACAGAGTCGGCCTTGCTGTGGATTGGGGAGCAGAAAGCGTTTATTACTCTACCCTTACGGGTAAGCTTGAATGCGATGTATGATCGGTTATCCGATCGGGACAAGATCGGTTTGCAGCATGTAGGGCTTCTGCATTCCAGTAGCTTTGACTACCTGAGCGAAAAAGCGGAGATCGATGGAGAAGAGACTTATGAAGTCTCCCGACAGCTTTCCCAAAAAGTGACGTTAACCACTATCGATCAAGTGTTGAAGTTCCCTTTTCTGTATAAAGGTTTTGAAAAAGAACTTGCGACCTTCGCTTATTCCAAACTGGTTATTGACGAAATTCAGGCCTATGATCCCAATATTGCTGCGATGCTGGTCAAGGCGCTTGAAATGATTGTCAAGATCGGCGGGAAATTTATGGTGATGACTGCTACGCTACCGAAATTGTATTTGGAAACTCTCTGTTCACGTGGAATCATTCCGGAAGATCAGTGGGTGCACGCTTCTTTTCCTAACGATGATTTGAAGCGCCACCGGATTCATACGTATTCGTCAGAAATTCTGGATGTCACCGATTCCATCATACAAAAAGGCAAGAACAAAAAGATTTTGGTCATCTGTAACACGGTGGATCAGGCCATTCGCGTTTACAAGCAATTACAGACAGAATGTGAACGAACCGGTGAGCAGATCCCGGTTTGGCTGCTGCATGCCCGTTTCATCAAAAAACACAAATCGATGTTGGAGCAACGAGTAACGCAGTTTGCAGGATCAGGGTGGCACCAAACAGACGGTGAGGTGGAAACGGGCATTTGGGTCACGACACAGATCGTGGAAGCGTCCTTGGATGTGGATTTTGACGAACTGTATACGGAAATGTGTCCCTTGGACAGTCTGTTCCAGCGAATGGGCCGCTGTTATCGGATTCGTCCGTATTCGGAAGAAGAACCGAATGTACATATCTTTACTTGGA
This window harbors:
- the cas7i gene encoding type I-B CRISPR-associated protein Cas7/Cst2/DevR, whose protein sequence is MAKSLTLTVVFQANSLNYGEGTANISELKKFHRGNGDVYTFASRQSLRYDIVRIGNECFGWNLDTVDKSKSVIQFKEDVTIKDSVEMDLFGYLKTGSKSKKRAAVARLSHALSLEPYKSDMEFLNNMGLAERIGETPNLANLEQHQSYYVYNLTVDLHKVGIDGEIVLPVEERVLRVTQLLDILKLLYRDIKGRRENLSPLFAIGGVYEVSNPFFMGRVKLVHSEHGWNLDLSLLKDAMQITWNGKTILESTMMGIVSGWIANQEELSEAFPGRVLSVEEFFAKAKQEVRLAIGE
- the cas5b gene encoding type I-B CRISPR-associated protein Cas5b, which translates into the protein MEVLRLKLFQETACYKKPAAFKVGETYPLPPYSTVKGMLHQILQADHYIPMQICIQGSYESRIVDYQKHYFFKKSKTTDFPLITDGLALDFVYSDITAMPIYVHLLLNVQLVIHVKAEQEILLRLQQGIENGVSFSLGRWEDLVRVDECRMVEVRKTDREWMMTLLPIYWPVSDDQELSGVPYRLNWKYEIIQGIRQWKKIKVRYVQAGEWIEDPDNFFDPDGYPVIFPKEMEE
- a CDS encoding CRISPR-associated helicase/endonuclease Cas3 encodes the protein MFYAKSHPGETIKEHSAQLLDGLNLLQKTYGHKITNDDTFWKLLKTAVLFHDIGKANVLFQNKIRKFRGEEPLPCCLSPRDEIPHNYVSVALIPYKQLSFTKDEWRLLVAAIGYHHERNVLPNSRDIQEYVKQTVSKETIQALFEDMELPYQPEEASERLLDWLEKDRKSKYAAALHGNPEFFKKHVLLKGLLHRLDHAASAHVDVETGAEENAGEKTRRFLSRFELRPAQHFAIQHADRNVIMVASTGIGKTESALLWIGEQKAFITLPLRVSLNAMYDRLSDRDKIGLQHVGLLHSSSFDYLSEKAEIDGEETYEVSRQLSQKVTLTTIDQVLKFPFLYKGFEKELATFAYSKLVIDEIQAYDPNIAAMLVKALEMIVKIGGKFMVMTATLPKLYLETLCSRGIIPEDQWVHASFPNDDLKRHRIHTYSSEILDVTDSIIQKGKNKKILVICNTVDQAIRVYKQLQTECERTGEQIPVWLLHARFIKKHKSMLEQRVTQFAGSGWHQTDGEVETGIWVTTQIVEASLDVDFDELYTEMCPLDSLFQRMGRCYRIRPYSEEEPNVHIFTWNPSGMGTVYDAKLVEMSQESIQPFQDHILLESEKMKLVELLYSRKSLRGTSFLQKFDDAIRLFDNQLFFETKSQEAQEMLRNIRTLEVIPWKFRNEVEEWVHRLERETDKKRRRKWRQEIEKMSVSLNEKTLNYRNVALIPLETIGLEYLSWIMDSDAKYEFDEQTLQGSGLVYKRGTDIM